The Phaeobacter gallaeciensis DSM 26640 genomic sequence TCCCACGGATCGGCAAGCTGCGCGCGGCGAGATTGTCCGCAGAAGCAAAGAAAGCTCATGGGGAAACCAGTCCAGAGCAGGGCAAACCTGCCCGCCGTGCCAACGGAGATGCTCCAGCGATGCCGAATGGTGCAGTGCAGGAGAAATCCGTTGACCGTGCCGAGGCAGATAAGCTCAGTTCAGCCCTTGCCGCGGCTGAGGCTGCCCGTCGTGCAGCGGAAGCCAAGGCGGAGAAAGCTGTGCTGAAAGCAAAAAAATCCGCGAAGAAAGCCGCTGCGCTCGCCGAGGAATTTGCCGCCGCAAAGGTGAAAGCCAAGGCGAAGGCCAAGCGGGTGAAGGCCAAGGCCAAACGCGCGATTGAGAAAGAAAAGGCCAAGGCGAAGGCGATCCTTGAGGCTAAGCATAACCCGAAGAAAGAGGCGCCCTCAAAAGACAGCGGGAAGAAAGACAGTGGCAAGAAAGATGCGTCCCCAAAGGCGCCGACCAAGAAAGCGTCAGCCAAAAAAGACGCAGCCAAGAAATCCGTGGCGAAAAAGCAGCCTGATCCGGGCGTTGCTGTGAAGTCTAAGAAAAAGAAGTAGTGCTGCCGGGCGCAGGGCTGAGAATGAAGAAAACCGACGCTGTGAGGCGTCGGTTTTTACTGTTTGTTAAGAGGTTGCGCGTGGTTCTTAAACCAACGCGCCCTCCGCCGTCAGGGTCAAACGACCGCCCAGATAGGGGGCCAGAACCTCGGGCAGTTTGACGGAGCCGTCTTCCTGCTGACCGTTTTCCAGCACCGCAATCAGGCAGCGCCCGACCGCCAGACCAGAGCCGTTCAGCGTGTGCAGATATTCCGGTTTGCCGCCATCGGCGGGTTTGAACCGCGCATTCATGCGACGGGCCTGAAAATCACCGGTGGTGGAGACAGAGGAAATCTCGCGGTAGGTGTTCTGACCGGGCACCCAGGCCTCAATGTCAAAGGTGCGGCGCGCGCCAAAGCCCATGTCCCCGGTGCAGAGCACCACGGTGCGATAGGGCACGCCCAGCTTCTCCAAGAGACCTTCCGCGCAGCGCAGCATGCGCTTTTGCTCATCATCGGATTGGGTCGGATGCACGATGGAGACCATCTCCACCTTCTCGAACTGGTGCTGGCGCAGCATGCCGGAGGTGTCTTTGCCCGCGCTGCCCGCCTCGGAGCGGAAGCAGAGCGTATGGGCGGTCATGCGGATCGGCAGGGCCGCCTCGTCCAGCATGTCGCCCGCGACGGAATAGGTCAGCGGCACCTCGGAGGTGGGGACCAGCCACCAGCCATTGGTGGTCTGATAGCTGTCATCGCCGAATTTCGGCAGCTTATCGGTGCCATACATCGCCTCGTCACGCACCAGTACCGGGGAGTTTACCTCCGTGAGGCCGTTCTCATCCACATGGGTGTCGACCATGAACTGCGCCAGCGCGCGGTGGATGCGGGCCACAGCGCCTTTCAGCAGGACAAAGCGGGAGCCGGAGATCTTTGCGGCGGTTTCAAAATCCATCGCCGCCGCGACACCCTTGATCTCAAAGTGTTCTTTGGGGTCGAAGGAGAAATTGGGGATCGCCCCCCATTTGCTGACCTCGACATTGTCGTCCTCATCCGCGCCCGCTGGCACGTCCTCGGCCGGCAGGTTGGGAATGCGGGCCAGCACGTCGGTGAGCTTGGCGTCCAGCTCCTTGGCCTCGGTCTGCAGGGCGGCGACTTCGGCTTTCTTGCCGGCCACCTCGGCGCGCAGACGTTCGAATTCGGCGTCATCCCCCTTGGCCTTGGCCGCGCCAATGGCTTTGGCCGCCTTGTTCTGATCGGCCTGCGCGGTTTCAGCCGCCTGGATCTTGGCCCGGCGGGATTCATCCAGCGCCAGGATGTCAGAGGACATCGCCGCATCCCCACGCCGCGCCAAAGCGGCGTCAAAAGCGGCAGGGTTCTCGCGGATCGCGCGGATGTCATGCATGGGGGTTGCTCCTAAAGCGTTGAATCAGTGCCGCCAGCATATGCCGGATGGGGGCGGGAAGGGGAAGGGGGCGCGAGGTTTTGCCGCCGGGGTGTTGTGGGATGGCACGTTAGGGGGCGGGGGGAGGCGTGTAGTTGTCGGGGTCTGCCTGCCATTTTTCCCATTCATTTCTTGCTTCAATTGCAGTCATTCTCAGTGTTGGCCAATGGGCGGGCCAGTTAGGGCTATTCGGCCCGTCTCCGCCAGGCAGGACGGTGCCTGCAGTTCCAAAACCACTTCTGATTTGTTCAAATTCAATTTCTTGGTTGGAGAGATCAATACCGTACAGCAAACTAGCCGAGAGTTCTGCTCCACTGATTTTTGTGTGAGTGCCAAACAGTGCACTGCTCAAATTGGCCCCTTGTAACTGTGCTTGGTAGAGGTCCGCGCCATCCATATGAGCAGCGCTGAGGTCGACTCCTTGTAAAAGTGCCCCACTCAAGTCTGTTAGCCGCAACTGCGCGTGGCTTAGGTCCGCTCTTTGCAAATTGACACCGCTAAGATCAGCCCAATGCAATTTTGCAAAGTTAAGGTCGGCCTCCTGCATCTGTGCTTCAACGAAATGCCCGCCCTGCATACATGCAGCAGATAGGTCGGCTTTCTCCATATGTGCCTTGTGAAAATCTGCCCACTGCATTTGGGCGTAGTACAGATTTGTTTCTTGTAATTGTGCGCCGTTGAAGCCCGCCCCTTGCATGTGTGTCTCAGCAAGTCTGGCTCCGGAAAATTGCAGTCCGCCTAGGTCGAACTTCTGAAGATTGGCTTGTCGTAGATCGATGGTTATTTCGTTAGGACACACTCCTTCTATCTGTTTTAACCGGCCTAGAACCCGCACCGCATTTTCCATGTCGGATCGTTTGACCGTTAATTCAAATGCCCAATTTTGCAATTCCACAGGGGTCGCATCCTTTGGCGGTATCTCTGGTGGCACCTCGCGAGAGAGTTCGCGCACATAAACGCTGAGCAGTCGCGACACTCGGGGCGCTGTGTCGGGACGCTCGTTCACCAGCCCTTCCAGTCGATCGATGGCGGCGTTGCGCCGGGTTATGTCATCTTCCCAGATATTTTGTTTCCGCTCTGCGTCCCAGCGCTGGCGCATGGCGTGCAGGTCTTCGGTGGCGGCGTTGATCTTGTCGTTGAACAGGGATTCATCAGCAGTCTTGTTGGCCTCGCGCGTCAGTCGGATCCGGATCAGGGTGAAAGGCAGCGCCACCACCGCGCCAAGAGTCGCGGTCATCGCCGCCAATCGCAGCAAGGCGAAACGGGCAGATGCCTCTGCCGCCGGATTTTGAGGGACCGCAAACCAGATCAGCTCCCACAGCATCAGCAGCAGGCCACCAAACAGTGCCAGAAAAAGGCAAATCCACATCAGGGCAAGCATCAGAAACAGCCCGTCAGGTATCTGCGCCGCCCCGAGATAGATTTTCAGGCGATCCAGCGGATCGGTATGCTTGCCCTCCGTGCGGGGCATGACTGCATAGACACAGATCACCGCGAGTGCGAAACCGGTGAGGGTAACAATCGCCCAAAAATACTTGGGATCAATTGGCAGAGTAAGTTCGGTCATACGGGCAATCTGGTTCTGAAATAGGATGCGATCACCCTCTCACCGCGCCTGCATCGGGTCAACGGCGTTTGCGGTATCAGATAAGGCTCCCTTAGCCTTGCAAAGCCACCGGTCAGCGCATAGGTTCCCCTGCAAAATTAAGGGCGTCTGAAGCGCCTGTCACACAGAAGGAATATCCCATGGAAGGTGGCGCACTCGCCCAGTTTCTCCCGCTCATTCTGATCTTTGGTATCATGTATTTCCTGCTGATCCGTCCGCAGCAGAAAAAGCTCAAGACGCATCAGGCGATGGTCGAAGCGCTGCGCCGTGGCGATCAGGTGGTGACCCAGGGCGGCATCATCGGCAAGGTGGCCAAGGTCAAGGAAGATGGTGAAATCGAAGTGGAAATCGCCGAGGGTGTCAAAATCCGCGTGATCAAAACCACCATCGCACAGGTTCTGAACAAGACCGAGCCGGCAGCGTAAGTAGCCCCGCTTAACCAACTGAAAAGGCAGGGCAATGCTGCAAATTGATCTCTGGAAGCGGGTTCTCATCTGGCTGGTCTGTGTGACCGGCCTTTTGCTTGCCCTGCCAAATGCGTTTTACACGCGCGTCGAGCAGGCCAATGACGCCGCCGCCGAAATAATCGCCAAGGGCGAGAGCCCCGAGCGGCTGGAGGTGGCGGAACAATGGCCGTCCTTCCTGCCGTCGTCGCTGGTCAACCTGGGTCTGGATCTGCGCGGTGGCGCGCATCTTCTGGCCGAGGTGAAGGTCGCGGATGTGTACGCTGCGCGGATGGATGCGCTCTGGCCTGAGGTGCGTGACGCGCTGCGCCCTGAACGCGCTGAGGTTGGCACCTTCCGCCGCCAGCAGGCACCGGAGGGGCAGATTCGTCTGAAGATCTCCAAGCCCGAGGGCATGGCCCGCGCGCTGGAGGTTGTCCGCGCCCTGGCCAATCCGATCACCAGCCTGACCGGCGCCGGGGCCACGGATATCACCGTGTCCGGGACCGGTGACATTCTGACGGTGGAGCTGAGCGAGCAGGAGAAGCTGGCCTCTGATGACCGCACGGTGCGGCAGGCGCTGGAAATCATCCGCCGCCGGATCGACGAGGTGGGCACGCGTGAGCCGACCATTCAGCGCCAGGGCAGCGACCGGATCCTGATCCAGGTGCCGGGCATCGGCTCTGCGTCTGAACTGAAGGAAATCATTGGCACCACCGCGCAGCTGACCTTTAACCCGGTTGTGGGCCGTGGCAGCGATGCCGACGCCAATGCGGGCGTGGGCAACAAGGTTGTGCCGTCGCTTGATGAGGACGGCGTGTTCTACACCGTTGAGGCCGCGCCGGTTGTGACCGGTGAGGAGTTGGTGGATGCGCAGCCGTCGTTTGATCAGAACGGCCGCCCGGCGGTCAGCTTCCGCTTCAACACCACAGGCGCGCGCAAGTTCGGTGACTATACGGCGGAAAACATCGGCTCTCCCTTTGCGATTGTTCTGGATGAGGAGGTGGTCTCCGCCCCGGTCATTCAGGCGCATATTGCAGGTGGTTCCGGGATCATCACTGGCAATTTCACCATTGAGGAAAGCACCAATATGGCGATCCTGCTGCGCGCAGGTGCCTTGCCTGCGGGGCTGGAATTCCTGGAAGAGCGCACCATCGGCCCGGAACTGGGTCAGGACAGCATTGACGCCGGTAAGGTCGCGACGATTGTGGCCTTCGTCGGGGTGCTGGTGTTCATGGCGCTGAGTTATGGTCTGTTTGGCCTCTTTGCGAATGTCGCGCTGATCCTCAACATCGGCCTGATTTTTGGCGCGCTGAGCCTGATTGGCGCGACGCTGACCCTGCCGGGCATCGCGGGTATTGTTCTGACGGTTGGTATGGCGGTGGATGCCAATGTGCTGATCTTTGAGAGGATCCGCGAGGAGCTGAAGGCTGGTCGGGGTCCTGCACGGGCCATCGATGAGGGCTATTCCAAGGCGCTGAGCGCCATTCTTGACGCCAATATCACAACCTTCATCACGGCGGTGATCCTGTTCGCCATGGGCTCTGGCCCGGTGCGCGGCTTTGCGATTACGCTGGGGCTGGGGATCATG encodes the following:
- the serS gene encoding serine--tRNA ligase, giving the protein MHDIRAIRENPAAFDAALARRGDAAMSSDILALDESRRAKIQAAETAQADQNKAAKAIGAAKAKGDDAEFERLRAEVAGKKAEVAALQTEAKELDAKLTDVLARIPNLPAEDVPAGADEDDNVEVSKWGAIPNFSFDPKEHFEIKGVAAAMDFETAAKISGSRFVLLKGAVARIHRALAQFMVDTHVDENGLTEVNSPVLVRDEAMYGTDKLPKFGDDSYQTTNGWWLVPTSEVPLTYSVAGDMLDEAALPIRMTAHTLCFRSEAGSAGKDTSGMLRQHQFEKVEMVSIVHPTQSDDEQKRMLRCAEGLLEKLGVPYRTVVLCTGDMGFGARRTFDIEAWVPGQNTYREISSVSTTGDFQARRMNARFKPADGGKPEYLHTLNGSGLAVGRCLIAVLENGQQEDGSVKLPEVLAPYLGGRLTLTAEGALV
- a CDS encoding helix-hairpin-helix domain-containing protein, which codes for MTSIAKLPGVGPALARILSENGYATIETVAGKSPQELSKIPRIGKLRAARLSAEAKKAHGETSPEQGKPARRANGDAPAMPNGAVQEKSVDRAEADKLSSALAAAEAARRAAEAKAEKAVLKAKKSAKKAAALAEEFAAAKVKAKAKAKRVKAKAKRAIEKEKAKAKAILEAKHNPKKEAPSKDSGKKDSGKKDASPKAPTKKASAKKDAAKKSVAKKQPDPGVAVKSKKKK
- a CDS encoding pentapeptide repeat-containing protein encodes the protein MTELTLPIDPKYFWAIVTLTGFALAVICVYAVMPRTEGKHTDPLDRLKIYLGAAQIPDGLFLMLALMWICLFLALFGGLLLMLWELIWFAVPQNPAAEASARFALLRLAAMTATLGAVVALPFTLIRIRLTREANKTADESLFNDKINAATEDLHAMRQRWDAERKQNIWEDDITRRNAAIDRLEGLVNERPDTAPRVSRLLSVYVRELSREVPPEIPPKDATPVELQNWAFELTVKRSDMENAVRVLGRLKQIEGVCPNEITIDLRQANLQKFDLGGLQFSGARLAETHMQGAGFNGAQLQETNLYYAQMQWADFHKAHMEKADLSAACMQGGHFVEAQMQEADLNFAKLHWADLSGVNLQRADLSHAQLRLTDLSGALLQGVDLSAAHMDGADLYQAQLQGANLSSALFGTHTKISGAELSASLLYGIDLSNQEIEFEQIRSGFGTAGTVLPGGDGPNSPNWPAHWPTLRMTAIEARNEWEKWQADPDNYTPPPAP
- the yajC gene encoding preprotein translocase subunit YajC, whose product is MEGGALAQFLPLILIFGIMYFLLIRPQQKKLKTHQAMVEALRRGDQVVTQGGIIGKVAKVKEDGEIEVEIAEGVKIRVIKTTIAQVLNKTEPAA
- the secD gene encoding protein translocase subunit SecD is translated as MLQIDLWKRVLIWLVCVTGLLLALPNAFYTRVEQANDAAAEIIAKGESPERLEVAEQWPSFLPSSLVNLGLDLRGGAHLLAEVKVADVYAARMDALWPEVRDALRPERAEVGTFRRQQAPEGQIRLKISKPEGMARALEVVRALANPITSLTGAGATDITVSGTGDILTVELSEQEKLASDDRTVRQALEIIRRRIDEVGTREPTIQRQGSDRILIQVPGIGSASELKEIIGTTAQLTFNPVVGRGSDADANAGVGNKVVPSLDEDGVFYTVEAAPVVTGEELVDAQPSFDQNGRPAVSFRFNTTGARKFGDYTAENIGSPFAIVLDEEVVSAPVIQAHIAGGSGIITGNFTIEESTNMAILLRAGALPAGLEFLEERTIGPELGQDSIDAGKVATIVAFVGVLVFMALSYGLFGLFANVALILNIGLIFGALSLIGATLTLPGIAGIVLTVGMAVDANVLIFERIREELKAGRGPARAIDEGYSKALSAILDANITTFITAVILFAMGSGPVRGFAITLGLGIMTSVFTAIFVTRVIIVMWFERRRPKTIEV